One genomic segment of Hevea brasiliensis isolate MT/VB/25A 57/8 chromosome 3, ASM3005281v1, whole genome shotgun sequence includes these proteins:
- the LOC110665114 gene encoding E3 ubiquitin-protein ligase UPL7 isoform X1: MDELRKHQVSLRGASAREISRDALLEKVSHERELRSYARRATAAAIFAQRVWRRYIVTKKVALQLQEEWENMVYRHDGSITASWVSSRLLRPFLFFIACLSTKHGKICTRDVNCMQACFKIMLESINSADSRQNFCSLALGTLEERRIWTYQSKKLIFLCLFLLAECDKSHAGGQDILLITALAMRFLVVLTDLKGWKSITNNSLKDADATVNDLVGFMGSCESGLYISIRRYINKLDIPVISQAKTMVQTDDKFLITTTAVTLALRPFHATNFQLTGLDLLDMHSAAGQYCLFLLTIPMLTQRLPAVLVSALKHKSILSPCLQTLLILRDNILKEISQIDHLKIEQHSSKVIPAVGWALSNIICLFTGSENDFLDPGGLNQSLDYAFYVHVVIILAESLLSWLDNSGWPEKENQFPQVNAETSAEPVGKVSYENETIRTLKMSYVDLLSPVCQQWHLSKLLSISKTAAYVHTDDAQNPKYLRKLELLDIAYFYSYILRIFSILNPTHGPLPVLNMLSFTPGYLVTLWEALESLLFPRKGDICADHDFSTSKILGNKKVRGDKKQKQLNKGGGNKWTNILHKISGKSRAGVDYTDSVDGQPTSQVDEDLQDVWAVEPLTCGPQKISKDISCLLHLFCASYSHLLLVLDDIEFYEKQVPFMLEQQRRIASALNNLVYNGLAHSTVQQNKPLMDSAIRCLHLMYERDCRHQFCPPVLWLSPARKSRPPIAVAARTHEIVLSNTKLDDALTVPSVGSVITITPHVYPFEERVQMFREFINMDKVSRKMAGEVTGPGSRAVEIVIRRGHIVEDGFRQLNTLGSRLKSSIHVSFVSECGVPEAGLDYGGLSKEFLTDISKAAFSPEYGLFSQTLTSDRFLIPNPTARYLENGIQMIEFLGRVVGKALYEGILLDYSFSHVFVQKLLGRYSFLDELSTLDPELYRNLMYVKHYDGDIKDLSLDFTLTEESFGKHYVIELKPGGKNVCVTNENKMQYVHAMADYKLNRQILPYSNAFYRGLTDLISPSWLKLFNASEFNQLLSGGDFDIDVDDLRNNTRYTGGYSEGNRTIKLFWEVIKGFEPKERCMLVKFVTSCSRAPLLGFKHLQPSFTIHKVACDASLLATIGGQDVERLPSASTCYNTLKLPTYKRASTLRAKLLYAISSNTGFELS, encoded by the exons ATGGACGAACTTCGCAAGCATCAG GTGTCCTTGAGAGGGGCAAGTGCCAGAGAGATATCGAGGGATGCCCTTCTTGAGAAGGTCTCCCACGAAAGAGAGCTCCGTAGTTATGCTAGACGAGCTACTGCTGCTGCTATCTTTGCCCAG AGAGTATGGAGGCGCTATATTGTGACAAAGAAGGTAGCTCTGCAGCTTCAAGAAGAATGGGAAAACATGGTGTATCGTCATGATGGTTCAATAACTGCCAGCTGGGTTTCCAGCAGGCTTTTGagaccttttcttttcttcattgcATGTTTATCCACTAAGCATGGGAAGATTTGCACCAGAGATGTAAACTGTATGCAGGCCTGCTTTAAGATTATGTTGGAAAGCATAAATTCTGCTG aTTCAAGACAGAACTTTTGCTCCCTAGCTTTGGGTACACTTGAAGAGAGAAGAATCTGGACATACCAATCAAAGAAGCTGATTTTTCTCTGCTTATTTCTCCTTGCCGAGTGTGATAAATCTCATGCTGGGGGACAAGATATTCTTTTAATTACCGCTCTTGCAATGCGTTTTCTTGTTGTCTTAACTGATCTGAAAGGTTGGAAAAGTATTACCAACAATAGTCTTAAAGATGCAGATGCAACAGTAAATGACTTGGTTGGGTTTATGGGAAGCTGTGAAAGTGGTCTCTACATATCCATCAGAAGATACATTAACAAATTGGATATTCCTGTTATTTCACAAGCAAAAACTATGGTTCAGACGGATGATAAATTCTTGATCACCACAACTGCAGTAACTTTAGCTTTACGGCCGTTTCATGCAACAAATTTTCAATTAACTGGCCTAGACCTGCTGGACATGCATTCTGCTGCTGGGCAGTACTGTTTGTTTCTGCTTACAATTCCCATGCTTACTCAACGTCTCCCAGCTGTGCTTGTTTCTGCTTTGAAGCACAAGTCTATTCTCTCACCATGCCTCCAGACTCTACTG ATTTTGAGAGATAATATACTAAAAGAGATATCCCAGATAGATCATTTGAAAATTGAGCAGCATTCTTCAAAGGTGATTCCAGCAGTTGGTTGGGCTCTTTCAAACATTATTTGCCTTTTTACTGGGAGTGAGAATGACTTTCTGGATCCTGGAGGGCTCAATCAAAGTCTAGACTATGCATTCTATGTCCATGTTGTGATTATTCTTGCTGAGAGCTTATTGTCATGGCTTGACAACAGTGGATGGCCTGAAAAGGAGAATCAATTTCCTCAGGTTAATGCTGAAACTTCTGCAGAGCCTGTTGGTAAAGTTTCATATGAGAACGAGACTATACGTACCTTAAAAATGTCTTATGTAGACCTACTGAGTCCTGTTTGTCAGCAGTGGCATCTTTCAAAACTTCTATCAATCTCAAAGACTGCTGCCTATGTTCATACAGATGACGCGCAAAATCCTAAATACTTAAGGAAGCTGGAACTGCTTGATATTGCATATTTCTATTCTTACATTCTCAggatattttcaatcttgaaccCTACTCATGGCCCATTGCCTGTTCTTAATATGCTATCATTTACTCCTGGCTATCTTGTCACTTTGTGGGAAGCATTGGAAAGTTTACTTTTTCCTAGAAAGGGGGACATTTGTGCTGATCATGATttttccactagtaaaattttggGGAATAAAAAAGTTAGAGGTGATAAAAAACAAAAGCAGCTTAATAAGGGAGGAGGTAataaatggaccaatattctccATAAAATTAGTGGAAAGTCCAGAGCTGGTGTTGACTATACAGATTCAGTTGATGGGCAACCTACTTCACAGGTGGATGAAGATTTGCAAGATGTTTGGGCTGTAGAACCGTTGACATGTGGTCCACAAAAAATTTCGAAAGATATTTCATGTTTGCTTCACCTGTTCTGTGCATCATACTCACACCTGCTTTTAGTTCTTGATGACATTGAGTTCTATGAAAAACAG GTCCCATTCATGTTGGAGCAACAACGAAGAATTGCATCAGCGCTAAATAACTTAGTATACAATGGCTTGGCCCATAGTACAGTTCAGCAGAATAAACCTCTTATGGATTCTGCAATCAGATGCTTGCATTTGATGTATGAAAGGGATTGCAGGCACCAGTTTTGTCCTCCTGTTTTGTGGCTTTCACCTGCTAGAAAGAGCCGACCCCCAATTGCAGTTGCTGCCAGAACTCATGAAATTGTGTTGTCTAATACAAAATTAGATGATGCTTTGACTGTGCCAAGTGTGGGTTCTGTAATCACTATAACTCCACATGTATATCCATTTGAAGAAAG AGTTCAGATGTTTAGAGAGTTTATCAACATGGATAAAGTATCTCGAAAAATGGCCGGTGAAGTCACTGGACCTGGTTCACGAGCAGTTGAGATTGTAATTCGGCGGGGTCATATTGTTGAAGATGGATTTCGGCAACTAAATACTCTTGGATCAAGATTGAAATCATCCATTCATGTTTCATTTGTTAGTGAATGCGGTGTTCCAGAGGCAGGCTTGGATTATGGTGGATTATCAAAGGAGTTCTTAACCGATATATCAAAAGCAGCCTTTTCCCCTGA GTATGGCCTATTCTCCCAAACATTAACATCAGACAGATTTTTAATCCCTAATCCAACTGCAAGATATCTAGAGAATGGTATCCAGATGATTGAATTTCTTGGAAGAGTTGTTGGGAAAGCTCTTTATGAAGGAATATTGCTGGATTACTCTTTTTCACACGTTTTTGTACAAAAGCTGTTAGGCCGATATAGCTTTCTTGATGAactatcaacacttgatccagaGCTGTACAGGAATCTCATGTATGTGAAG CATTATGACGGTGATATCAAGGATCTCTCTCTGGACTTCACACTTACAGAAGAATCATTTGGTAAACATTATGTTATCGAGCTTAAACCTGGTGGCAAGAATGTTTGTGTGACAAATGAGAACAAGATGCAGTATGTTCATGCAATGGCAGATTATAAACTCAATCGACAG ATATTACCCTATTCAAATGCATTTTACAGGGGACTAACGGATCTCATATCCCCATCTTGGTTAAAGCTGTTTAATGCAAGCGAATTCAATCAG TTACTTTCAGGTGGTGACTTTGACATTGATGTTGATGACTTAAGAAATAACACACGTTACACAGGTGGCTATTCTGAGGGGAATCGGACAATCAAACTTTTCTGGGAG GTAATTAAAGGATTTGAACCAAAGGAACGATGTATGCTGGTAAAATTTGTGACCAGCTGTTCTCGAGCTCCATTACTTGGGTTCAAACACTTGCAGCCATCCTTTACTATCCATAAG GTTGCATGTGATGCCTCTCTTTTGGCAACAATTGGAGGACAAGATGTGGAGCGGCTTCCATCAGCTTCTACGTGCTACAATACTCTTAAG CTTCCAACATACAAGCGAGCAAGCACTTTGAGAGCAAAACTTCTATATGCAATAAGTTCCAACACTGGATTTGAACTTTCCTAG
- the LOC110665114 gene encoding E3 ubiquitin-protein ligase UPL7 isoform X2 yields MRFLVVLTDLKGWKSITNNSLKDADATVNDLVGFMGSCESGLYISIRRYINKLDIPVISQAKTMVQTDDKFLITTTAVTLALRPFHATNFQLTGLDLLDMHSAAGQYCLFLLTIPMLTQRLPAVLVSALKHKSILSPCLQTLLILRDNILKEISQIDHLKIEQHSSKVIPAVGWALSNIICLFTGSENDFLDPGGLNQSLDYAFYVHVVIILAESLLSWLDNSGWPEKENQFPQVNAETSAEPVGKVSYENETIRTLKMSYVDLLSPVCQQWHLSKLLSISKTAAYVHTDDAQNPKYLRKLELLDIAYFYSYILRIFSILNPTHGPLPVLNMLSFTPGYLVTLWEALESLLFPRKGDICADHDFSTSKILGNKKVRGDKKQKQLNKGGGNKWTNILHKISGKSRAGVDYTDSVDGQPTSQVDEDLQDVWAVEPLTCGPQKISKDISCLLHLFCASYSHLLLVLDDIEFYEKQVPFMLEQQRRIASALNNLVYNGLAHSTVQQNKPLMDSAIRCLHLMYERDCRHQFCPPVLWLSPARKSRPPIAVAARTHEIVLSNTKLDDALTVPSVGSVITITPHVYPFEERVQMFREFINMDKVSRKMAGEVTGPGSRAVEIVIRRGHIVEDGFRQLNTLGSRLKSSIHVSFVSECGVPEAGLDYGGLSKEFLTDISKAAFSPEYGLFSQTLTSDRFLIPNPTARYLENGIQMIEFLGRVVGKALYEGILLDYSFSHVFVQKLLGRYSFLDELSTLDPELYRNLMYVKHYDGDIKDLSLDFTLTEESFGKHYVIELKPGGKNVCVTNENKMQYVHAMADYKLNRQILPYSNAFYRGLTDLISPSWLKLFNASEFNQLLSGGDFDIDVDDLRNNTRYTGGYSEGNRTIKLFWEVIKGFEPKERCMLVKFVTSCSRAPLLGFKHLQPSFTIHKVACDASLLATIGGQDVERLPSASTCYNTLKLPTYKRASTLRAKLLYAISSNTGFELS; encoded by the exons ATGCGTTTTCTTGTTGTCTTAACTGATCTGAAAGGTTGGAAAAGTATTACCAACAATAGTCTTAAAGATGCAGATGCAACAGTAAATGACTTGGTTGGGTTTATGGGAAGCTGTGAAAGTGGTCTCTACATATCCATCAGAAGATACATTAACAAATTGGATATTCCTGTTATTTCACAAGCAAAAACTATGGTTCAGACGGATGATAAATTCTTGATCACCACAACTGCAGTAACTTTAGCTTTACGGCCGTTTCATGCAACAAATTTTCAATTAACTGGCCTAGACCTGCTGGACATGCATTCTGCTGCTGGGCAGTACTGTTTGTTTCTGCTTACAATTCCCATGCTTACTCAACGTCTCCCAGCTGTGCTTGTTTCTGCTTTGAAGCACAAGTCTATTCTCTCACCATGCCTCCAGACTCTACTG ATTTTGAGAGATAATATACTAAAAGAGATATCCCAGATAGATCATTTGAAAATTGAGCAGCATTCTTCAAAGGTGATTCCAGCAGTTGGTTGGGCTCTTTCAAACATTATTTGCCTTTTTACTGGGAGTGAGAATGACTTTCTGGATCCTGGAGGGCTCAATCAAAGTCTAGACTATGCATTCTATGTCCATGTTGTGATTATTCTTGCTGAGAGCTTATTGTCATGGCTTGACAACAGTGGATGGCCTGAAAAGGAGAATCAATTTCCTCAGGTTAATGCTGAAACTTCTGCAGAGCCTGTTGGTAAAGTTTCATATGAGAACGAGACTATACGTACCTTAAAAATGTCTTATGTAGACCTACTGAGTCCTGTTTGTCAGCAGTGGCATCTTTCAAAACTTCTATCAATCTCAAAGACTGCTGCCTATGTTCATACAGATGACGCGCAAAATCCTAAATACTTAAGGAAGCTGGAACTGCTTGATATTGCATATTTCTATTCTTACATTCTCAggatattttcaatcttgaaccCTACTCATGGCCCATTGCCTGTTCTTAATATGCTATCATTTACTCCTGGCTATCTTGTCACTTTGTGGGAAGCATTGGAAAGTTTACTTTTTCCTAGAAAGGGGGACATTTGTGCTGATCATGATttttccactagtaaaattttggGGAATAAAAAAGTTAGAGGTGATAAAAAACAAAAGCAGCTTAATAAGGGAGGAGGTAataaatggaccaatattctccATAAAATTAGTGGAAAGTCCAGAGCTGGTGTTGACTATACAGATTCAGTTGATGGGCAACCTACTTCACAGGTGGATGAAGATTTGCAAGATGTTTGGGCTGTAGAACCGTTGACATGTGGTCCACAAAAAATTTCGAAAGATATTTCATGTTTGCTTCACCTGTTCTGTGCATCATACTCACACCTGCTTTTAGTTCTTGATGACATTGAGTTCTATGAAAAACAG GTCCCATTCATGTTGGAGCAACAACGAAGAATTGCATCAGCGCTAAATAACTTAGTATACAATGGCTTGGCCCATAGTACAGTTCAGCAGAATAAACCTCTTATGGATTCTGCAATCAGATGCTTGCATTTGATGTATGAAAGGGATTGCAGGCACCAGTTTTGTCCTCCTGTTTTGTGGCTTTCACCTGCTAGAAAGAGCCGACCCCCAATTGCAGTTGCTGCCAGAACTCATGAAATTGTGTTGTCTAATACAAAATTAGATGATGCTTTGACTGTGCCAAGTGTGGGTTCTGTAATCACTATAACTCCACATGTATATCCATTTGAAGAAAG AGTTCAGATGTTTAGAGAGTTTATCAACATGGATAAAGTATCTCGAAAAATGGCCGGTGAAGTCACTGGACCTGGTTCACGAGCAGTTGAGATTGTAATTCGGCGGGGTCATATTGTTGAAGATGGATTTCGGCAACTAAATACTCTTGGATCAAGATTGAAATCATCCATTCATGTTTCATTTGTTAGTGAATGCGGTGTTCCAGAGGCAGGCTTGGATTATGGTGGATTATCAAAGGAGTTCTTAACCGATATATCAAAAGCAGCCTTTTCCCCTGA GTATGGCCTATTCTCCCAAACATTAACATCAGACAGATTTTTAATCCCTAATCCAACTGCAAGATATCTAGAGAATGGTATCCAGATGATTGAATTTCTTGGAAGAGTTGTTGGGAAAGCTCTTTATGAAGGAATATTGCTGGATTACTCTTTTTCACACGTTTTTGTACAAAAGCTGTTAGGCCGATATAGCTTTCTTGATGAactatcaacacttgatccagaGCTGTACAGGAATCTCATGTATGTGAAG CATTATGACGGTGATATCAAGGATCTCTCTCTGGACTTCACACTTACAGAAGAATCATTTGGTAAACATTATGTTATCGAGCTTAAACCTGGTGGCAAGAATGTTTGTGTGACAAATGAGAACAAGATGCAGTATGTTCATGCAATGGCAGATTATAAACTCAATCGACAG ATATTACCCTATTCAAATGCATTTTACAGGGGACTAACGGATCTCATATCCCCATCTTGGTTAAAGCTGTTTAATGCAAGCGAATTCAATCAG TTACTTTCAGGTGGTGACTTTGACATTGATGTTGATGACTTAAGAAATAACACACGTTACACAGGTGGCTATTCTGAGGGGAATCGGACAATCAAACTTTTCTGGGAG GTAATTAAAGGATTTGAACCAAAGGAACGATGTATGCTGGTAAAATTTGTGACCAGCTGTTCTCGAGCTCCATTACTTGGGTTCAAACACTTGCAGCCATCCTTTACTATCCATAAG GTTGCATGTGATGCCTCTCTTTTGGCAACAATTGGAGGACAAGATGTGGAGCGGCTTCCATCAGCTTCTACGTGCTACAATACTCTTAAG CTTCCAACATACAAGCGAGCAAGCACTTTGAGAGCAAAACTTCTATATGCAATAAGTTCCAACACTGGATTTGAACTTTCCTAG
- the LOC110651025 gene encoding LOW QUALITY PROTEIN: probable glycosyltransferase At5g03795 (The sequence of the model RefSeq protein was modified relative to this genomic sequence to represent the inferred CDS: substituted 2 bases at 2 genomic stop codons): MGDYYNYRSRKGHAWRFSSSSIKLLLFMVALILFSGFVAILSTKLSSWEFLSIHSWLVGYGGASDSLNTSLSASSHAKENSESAASVVVVVVGVNNNAEEHKQAISDEISAFNRSSSSSSLLDFQAADIQESIWLILLIXIFCKLIFXNASEEAEEDLQISGNETRIASMDLSTKTKRQKQHSNLERLEAALQNARSAIKDANFRTQPYDPEYIPMGPMYLNSKVFHRSYLEMEKQFKVFVYEEGEPPIFHDGPCKNIYSMEGNFIHSMELDKQFRTKDPDKAHVYFLPFSVVMLVKFVYVGNYDLSPIKKTVRDYVRLIAEKYPFWNRSLGADHFMLSCHDWGPHTSFAIPYLEKNSIRALCNANTSERFNPMKDVSFPEINLLTGSTTGLIGGPSPSNRSILAFFAGRLHGPIRPILLEHWENKDDDIRVHRQLPKGVSYNEMMRKSKFCLCPSGYEVASPRIVEALYTGCVPVLISDHYVPPFSDVLNWKSFSVEVPVSDIPNLKRILTGISPRHYIRMQRRGQQIRRHFEVNSPPKRYDVFHMILHSIWLRRLNIRIHDDHEQAIMITS, from the exons atgggggaTTATTATAATTATAGGTCCAGAAAAGGGCATGCATGGAGGTTTTCATCATCATCAATAAAGCTTTTGTTGTTTATGGTAGCATTGATTTTGTTCTCAGGGTTTGTTGCTATTTTGAGTACAAAATTATCCAGTTGGGAGTTTTTATCTATCCATTCTTGGCTGGTGGGATATGGCGGTGCTTCTGATTCTTTAAACACTTCTCTGTCTGCTTCTTCACATGCAAAAGAGAATAGCGAAAGTGCTGCgtcggtggtggtggtggtggtgggagTTAATAATAACGCAGAAGAGCATAAGCAGGCTATATCCGATGAGATTTCTGCTTTTAaccgctcttcttcttcttcttcacttcTTGATTTTCAGGCTGCAGACATTCAAGAATCT ATTTGGCTGATTCTTT tGATTTAGATTTTTTGTAAATTGATTTTCTAGAATGCAAGTGAAGAAGCAGAAGAAGACTTGCAAATTTCAGGGAACGAAACTAGAATTGCTTCCATGGATCTTTCCACCAAAACCAAACGTCAAAAACAACATTCCAATTTAGAAAGACTTGAAGCTGCTCTCCAAAATGCTCGTTCTGCAATTAAAGATGCTAACTTTAGAACTCAACCTTACGACCCCGAATACATTCCAATGGGCCCTATGTATTTGAACTCCAAAGTCTTCCACAG AAGTTACTTAGAAATGGAGAAACAGTTCAAGGTCTTTGTCTATGAAGAAGGGGAACCACCGATTTTTCACGATGGTCCTTGCAAGAATATATACTCCATGGAAGGAAATTTTATTCACAGTATGGAGTTGGATAAGCAGTTTCGGACCAAAGATCCTGACAAGGCTCATGTTTATTTCCTTCCCTTCAGTGTAGTTATGTTGGTCAAGTTTGTCTATGTGGGCAATTATGATTTAAGCCCCATTAAAAAGACCGTAAGAGACTATGTCAGACTCATTGCTGAAAAATATCCCTTCTGGAATCGGAGCCTGGGGGCTGACCATTTCATGCTTTCTTGCCATGACTGG GGGCCACATACTTCATTTGCCATTCCTTACCTTGAAAAAAACTCGATTCGTGCACTATGCAATGCAAACACATCAGAAAGATTCAATCCCATGAAGGATGTATCCTTTCCAGAAATCAATCTCCTAACAGGTTCTACAACAGGCTTGATTGGTGGACCATCTCCATCAAATCGATCAATCTTGGCCTTCTTTGCAGGAAGGCTTCATGGCCCTATAAGACCAATCCTCCTTGAGCATTGGGAAAACAAGGATGATGATATCAGGGTGCATCGGCAGCTTCCGAAAGGCGTATCTTACAACGAAATGATGAGAAAAAGCAAGTTCTGCCTTTGTCCAAGTGGTTATGAAGTTGCAAGCCCGAGAATTGTCGAAGCATTATATACAGGGTGTGTGCCAGTGTTGATTTCAGATCACTACGTACCGCCTTTCAGTGATGTTTTGAATTGGAAGTCATTCTCCGTCGAGGTTCCTGTGAGCGATATCCCCAACTTGAAGAGAATATTAACTGGAATATCTCCAAGGCATTATATTAGAATGCAGAGAAGAGGGCAGCAAATAAGGAGGCATTTTGAGGTAAATTCTCCACCAAAGCGGTACGATGTTTTTCATATGATTCTTCATTCTATTTGGCTCAGAAGACTGAATATTAGAATACATGATGATCATGAACAAGCTATCATGATCACCagttga